The genomic segment AAAACCGAGCTTATTCGCCAAAGAATTATGTTTTATATCATCTGACTTATGGCTAGCATAAACAATACCCTTATCACAGACAATTTCATTTAAATTGATTACGCTATTAACTTTATAATTATTGTCTAATTTTTCTTTAAATGCACCGTTTTCAGTACCATAAAAAAGCTCATTTGTCATTGGTATAAATATCACACCAAGTATTGGGGTAAAGTTTTTTACTAAAGATATACAAACACAAAACTCAATACTTTTTTCTATAAAACCACTTGTTCCATCAAGTGGGTCTATAAGCCAAAACGTATCTGAGTTGTTTGTTAAAATTTTCTCTTCCGAACAAATAGGAATTTTTGTTTGCTTAAGTATTTTAAATATAATGTTATTAGAGGCAATATCTGCTGTTGTTACAGGAGATTTGTCTTTTTTTAAACTTACTTTAAAATTATTATAGTGTCTTAAAATCTCAACCCCAGCATTTATAGCCGCTTGCTTTGCTAAACAAAGCAACTCATATTGGTGCTTTATCTGTATCTCCTATGTATAATTGTCTTGGTCTAACTATCTTTATGGTATCTTGTTCTTTAAGCTCCATCCACTGACTTATCCAACCAGGAGTTCTTCCTATAACAAAAATAACAGCAAACATATCATTTGGAATTCCAAGTGCTTTTAGAATAAGCCCAGAATGAAAATCAACATTTGGATAAAGGTTTCTTGAAACAAAATACTCATCACTTAAAACTATCTCTTCTATTTTATTTGCTACCTTTATAAGTTCTGAGTTTATACCTATCTCATCTATAAGTTCATCTCTCATTGTCTTTAAAACTTTGGCACGAGGATCAAAATTCTTATAAACTCTATGCCCAAATCCCATAAGCCTAAAAGGATCGTTTTTATCTTTAGCTCTTGCGATATACTTATCAACATTTTCAACACTACCTATCTCCTCTAGCTGTCTTATAACGCCTTCGTTAGCACCACCATGAGCCCAACCCCACAATGCCCCTATTCCTGCTGATATACATGCATATGGATGGGCATGGGTTGAACCAACTGTTCTAACGGTTGTTGTAGAGGCATTTTGTTCGTGATCTGCGTGAAGCATAAAAACAGTATCTAAAGCCTTAATTTCAATAGGTTTTAAATCAACATGTTCGTAAGGATAAGCACGCATCATATATAAAAAATTTTCAGTAAATCCTCTGTCTAAATTTGGATATATAATAGGATATCCTTTTGAAAAACGATAACTAAAAGCAGCAATAGTTGGTATTTTTGCTATTATTCTCATAGCCATCTCTCTATACTCCTCTGGTTTATCCATATTTAAATGATCAGCATAAAAAGCAGAAAGAGCTGAAACAGAAGCTTGTAAGATAGCCATAGGATGAGCTTTACTTGGAAAAGCATCAAAAATTTTCATCATACCTTCATGTATATATGATCTTTTTTTAAGCTCATACCTAAAGTTATCGCACTCATCTTTAGTTGGTAATTTTTTATTTAAAAGCAAATAAGCGACATCTAAAAATGTTTTATTTTTAGCAAGATAGGCTATGTCATAGCCCCTATACATCAACTCACCTTTTAAACCATCTATATAAGTTATACTAGAACGACACATAGCTGTAGATGTATAACCACGGTCAAAAGTAAACATGCCTGTTTTGGAAAAGAATGATGATATGTCTATTACATCAGGACCTTTTGTCCCTTTTAATATATCAAATTCATAACTTTTACCATTTCTGTTGTCAATAAGAGTCGCTGTATTTTTCATACTAAAACCTTTTTCTCTGTTTTTTGTTTTGTGTTGGCTATGATTTTTATACACACAAGCATAATTATAGCCTGAAGTAAGCTAGCAAGTATAAAAGATGAGTAATTTTCATCACTTATATTACCTGCGCTGTGTGCTATAGTAGCAAATGCAACTAAAAGCGTAAGCGGCATAGACTGAGAAAGTGAATACAAAATCATATCTTTAAAACTTAATATTCTTACAAATACCAAACTCGCAACAATACGACAAATAAGCATTAAAAAAACAACAAAAAAGGCATATGTAACAACTGAGCCTATAAGCAAATTACTCAGTTTTAGCGTGGTTCCTATATAAACAAAAAATATAGGAACCAAAAATCCAAATCCAAAACTACCAAGCTTATGTGGCAAATCTTTTTTATGATCAAAAAAGGTTGCTATAAACATACCTGCTATAAAAACACCAAATGCTATTTCAAGTTTTAGATATATCATGAGTGCTATCATTGCAAAAAACAGTGCTATGCTTAGTCTTATATCTTTTTCGTTTTTATCATAATGAGGCATAAATATCACTTTTAAGTTTGGATACCACCAAAAAACAACAACCAATAACTTATATCCAATAGAGCTAATAAGTAAAAATCCAATCAAATAAATAATGCTAAACCAAAACTCACTTGATGAACCAAATTCCAAAAATGAAGCTGTAAAAGTTAATATAACTATACTCACAACCTCTCCAATAGAACCTATCAACATACTTATATTTAGCCATTTAACATCTTTGCCATACTCTTTAAAAAGAGTAAAAATCATACCAACACTCATTATAGGTATTATGATTATAAAAATTTTATTAAGATTTAAAGCAAAGGTTACAATACTAGAAAGAACATAAAGAAGTACAATATATAAAAGTCCTTTTTTTATAGTATTTTTATCTGCACTTAAAACAACTCTTAAGTCTATTTCCATACCAGCTAAAAACATCAAAAACAAAAAAGCCACATGGCTCACCATTTCAAAAATTTCATTATGTTCTATAAAACCAAAATATCCCGCCAAACTTCCAAGTAATATCTCAATCGGAGCAACCGAAATATTTAACAACCTAGAAAAATAAGGTGATGAAAAAATTATAAAAGCTAAAACTATTAATATAGAAAGTCCATCATGCATGTAATTATCCAATAATTATTATTTATAATAAAAACAATTATTATATCTTATATAATTATAAATTTATATAAATTGATAATATTTCAAGCTTTTAAATTATAAAATTTTAATTACTTTAATATTATATATATTATCAATAGTTTAAATTTTCATTAAAATTATAATAATATTTTCTATTTATGATTGGATTTTATTACAATTAAAGATATATAATAAAACTTCAAAGAATAATAAAACCCAACAAAAACTAAAAAATATATCATAAAAAACGATATTAATTAAAAAAAGTATCTGTATGTATATTTTCAAATGCAGCTTTTAAAGACAAGAAAAGCTTTGGATTTTCTTTTTCTAAGCTTGCTAATAGTGCTTTGGTTTCAGCTCTTGCATGTGGCATCTTAACATCAAATCTCATAGCAGGACAAGCCTCATCTCCTACAACTGTTAGATTATTTCTTATGGCATTTTCTCTCAAAGCTCTTTCTCTAACAAATATAAAAGGTCTTATTACTTCTATGCCATTTTTTGCTTTATATTTTGGGGCAAGAGTTCTTAATGCACCATTGTATGTAAAATTCATAAAAAAACTTTCCGCAGCATCATCAAGATGATGAGCTATGGCTAATTTATTAAAATTATTATTTAGTGCATATGTATACAGATATCCTCTTCTCATTCTTGAAAAAAAGCTACAAAAACTAGAGTTTTGTCTTATTTTTTCTTTAGAAATTTCAAAGATAGAGCTATCTATAACTTCATGTTCTATACCATGTTCATTGCAATGCTTGGTTAGATAATCATAGTTTTCGCCCATACCATAGCTTAAAGTTACAGCCTTAAACTCAAATTTATCTGGCGAAACATTTTGTATATGTTTTAATACATGAGCCAAAGCCAAGCTATCTTTGCCACCACTTAAACCTAACAAAATTCTATCATTTTTTTGTATCATCTTATACTTGGCATTAGTTTTACCAACTTTTGATAATAGTTTTTTGCTAATATCAATCATAATTCTTCAACCATACTTAAGACAAACTCAGCACTAAGTTTAGCTGAACTTTTAAGAAATTCATCAAAATCAAACTCAGCACCACCACCAGCCTCATCACTTATAGCTCTAAGCATAAAAAATGGAATACTTAGCTGTTTGCAAACTTGTGCAACACTTGCACCCTCCATCTCAACTACGTCCGCTTTAAATGTATCTTTTATCCAGTCTTTGATGGATTGTTTACATATAAACTGATCGCCTGTTGCTATAATTCCACTTTTTAAATCTATAGACTTATTGCTAGCAACTTTTTTAGCTATCTCGTTTAGTCCATCATCTGTTTTGGTAAAAATTTCTATACCAGGAACATATCCATTTGGATGTCCAAAAGCTGTAATGTCGAGGTCGTGTTGCGCTAGTGATGTAGCATAAAACAGATCACCGATTTTTAAATCATCCCTTAAAGCACCGGCAACTCCTGTAAAAATGAGCTTTTGTGCTTTAAATTTTTCAATCATAATGCTAGCAGTTATAGTGGAGTTTACTTTGCCTATCTTAGAATAAGCCACTACTATATCTCTACCTTTGTAATTTGATATATAAAATTTATTTGCAGCATACGATATAGTTTCATAAGTTTCAAGAGATTCTAAAATAGGTGTTATCTCTTCTTCCATTGCTCCAAGAATCGCTATCATTTACCCTCCAAAAAATTAATCACTTCATCCATGCTTTTTACATCTGTGATGCTTAATGTTGGCTTATTTGTGATTTTTTTATTCATTCCTTTTAGTATACTAGATCCTATTTCAATAAAACAATCAACATTATTTTCAAAATTTTTAATACTTTGTTTGTATAAAACAGGTGAGACTAGTTGTTGTTTTAGTAACCCTAAGGCATTGGTTTTTTCTGTGTATGAATTTGCATTCGCATTTGAAATAACAGACAAAAAAGAATCTTTTATATATAATTTGAGTTTGTCGTATAGCTTATCGCTAGCACTTTCTAAAATAGGACAATGGCTAGCTACTGACATATTTAAAAGCATAGTTTTTTTTGCACCAGCTTCTTTAAAAGTTGATTGAAGTGAGTCCAAGTCATCTTTTATGCCAGCAACTACTATTTGCCCATCACAATTATAGTTAGCAGCATACACTTGCTTTCCTTTCGACAATGCATCTTTGCAAATATCTTCCACTTTTTGATCATCTAGCCCTAGTATTACCATCATACCAGCACCTTTACCATCGCAAGCTTCTTGCATAAATTTGCCTCTTAAATTCACGATTTTAATACCATCTACAAAATCAAAAGCACCATTTACACATAAAGCACTAAATTCACCAAGAGAGTGTCCGAGTGAAAATTCTTGTCTAGGCTCTATCTTGGTTTTTAGTGCTTCATAAGTCATTAAAGAGTTTAACACTATTGCGGGTTGTGTAAACTCACTAATATTTAATTCTTCGTTTTCTGTGAAAAGCAATTTCTCAAAATCAATATCTAACGACTGACTAGCTTTATGTAATAAATCTTTAGATTGCGGGAAATTTAGGTAAAAATCTTTACCCATTCCCACATTTTGAGAACCTTGTCCAGCAAATATAAAAGCATATTTTAAAGACATTTTTAATGATGTCCTCCACAACAACCGCCTTCTTTATGATCATGATGATGCCCATGTCCCCCGCAGCAACCACCTTCTTTTTCTCCATGGCTACCGCAACCGCAACTATGTGCGCCAGCAACCATTCCAGAAGCAAGCTCATCCTCACTAGCATCTCTTACTTCCAGTATTTCTACATTGAAAAGCAAATCTTTGCCAGCATAAGGATGGTTAAAATCAACCATTACTTCATCTTCGCCTATTGCTTTTACAATAACTCTAACATTTGAGCCATCTTCGCCTTGTCCAAATAATTCCATGCCTTCTCTTAGCTCAATGCCAGCAAATTGCTCTTTTGGTAATGTTTGAACTGCAGAGCTATCATATTCTCCGCAAGCATTAGCGGCTTTTATGGTTATGCTAGTTTTATCGCCTTCTTTAAGCTTTAAAATTTCATCTTCTAAATTTTGAATAATATGACCTCTTCCAGTCATAAACGAAATCCCACCATTTTCCATATTTGTTTCTAATACTTCACCGGTGTTTGCATCTTTTAATTCGTAAAACATAGTTATTACTTGATCTTTGTTCACAATAATCTCCTTAAAATTTTTAATAATGCCTGAGATTATATCTAAAAAAGCTTAATTATTTTTTTACTATTTTCTATCTGGAGATGCTTGTGCTTCTTTTGTTTCTGGATATCCTATTTTTAAAGCTTTATAGAATCTATTGGCACTATTTGTATCTCCAACCTTATCAAAGCTTATAGCGGTATGATATAAAAGTTTTGGTAGATAAGATGCCTTATCGTCTATTTCTATACTTTTTTGATAATATGTTATAGCATTGGCATATAATTTATTTTTATATTCTATTTCGCCAAGGTAGAAATTAGAAGTAGCTAGTTTTGTATTTTTAGATAGTAGGTGTTCAAAATGCTCTTTTGAATCATCTAGTTTATTTTCGTTAAATAATTTAACTGCATTTTTGAATATATCATTATTATTTTTACCAGAAAAATTGTCTTTTTTTGGTTTAGGAGTTACTTTTTTTTGTTGCTTCGTATCTGACTCTTTTTTGTCTATAAGAGCTCCTAATTGTTTTAATGTTTTTGTTATCTTTGTATAATTTTTTTCTTGTATTTTTCTTGTTTCTTCTACATACTCTTTTAACGATGCAAATGAAGTATTTGAAGAGTTAAGATCGCCTAGCATTCTAGAATCAATGTCGTTAAGACGTTGCTCTAATTTATAAATTCTAGCACTAAGGCTTTCAACAATACTTTGCAAACCTTGTATCTGTTCTTGATTTGTGTTTAAATTTGATTCTAGTGTTGCAACATTGTGCTTATTTTTTAAAACCTCTTTTTCACTTTCTGTTAATCCATAAGGGTTTGCTGTGTCTAAATTTCCAGCATTAAATACAGAAACTTCACCTGCGAAAGAAACAGCGGCTATAGAACTTATAACCGCTAATGAAAAAATATTTTTTATCATAATACTAAAAAATTAAGGTAGAACTTTAAATTCAACACGTCTATTTTGAGCATCGCAAGATTTAGATTTGCTAGTGCAAACCGGATTGCTTTCACCATAGCTTACAACTGATATTCTATCTGGTGAAACACCATTTTTTACTAAAGCATCTTTTGTGCTTTTTGCTCTTTTTAAACCAAGTGCATAGTTATACTCATCTGTTCCCCACTCATCACAGTTTCCTTCAACTTTTATAGATAAGTTGCTTGCTTGTTCATAACTAAATAAAGCAGCATTTGAACTAACTTTTCCTTGTTGGTTAGCAGAAATATTAAACTTGTCAAAATCAAAATATATATTTTGAACTTTTGATTGTATGCTTGATATTAAAGCATTTAATTTATCAGCTTCACTCATTTCGTATACAACTTCCTCTGCAGTTGATGGTTCTATAACATCAGCACTCATATCTACTTCAGGGGTTTTTTGAGAACATCCAACAAATAGCAATCCTGCAACAGCTAGACCAGTTAATAATACATTTTTCATAAATTTATACCTTTCTATGTTTAAAATTTCTAATATTATATCACAATTTAAAATATATTACCAATCTATTGATTGAATTTTCCCTATTTTGAGTGGAAATTGAAAACTTTTATTTTCATTGATCCTAATAACACCTAGCGAACTTTGGCTTCCAATTTGTTTTATAAATACTATACTTTCACCATCACTTGAAAATCTAGGATAATTATTTTTTCCATTTGCTGTTAGTTGTCTTATAAAGTCTGTTTTTGTTGATATCATATAGATATTAAATGAATTACTTGGATCACTACTATTTTCTCTACTAGAATAAACTATATAATTTCCATAAGTAGTTACTGAATTGTTATTTTTTCCATGAAA from the Campylobacter pinnipediorum subsp. pinnipediorum genome contains:
- a CDS encoding 3'(2'),5'-bisphosphate nucleotidase CysQ family protein is translated as MLCLAKQAAINAGVEILRHYNNFKVSLKKDKSPVTTADIASNNIIFKILKQTKIPICSEEKILTNNSDTFWLIDPLDGTSGFIEKSIEFCVCISLVKNFTPILGVIFIPMTNELFYGTENGAFKEKLDNNYKVNSVINLNEIVCDKGIVYASHKSDDIKHNSLANKLGFRPQKLGSAIKFCRLAETSGIYLRMGPSSIWDNCAGDALIRSCGGIIIDVYTKEPMTYDVAKLKSPFFICISKEFIDKKDEILRYVFGV
- a CDS encoding citrate synthase — translated: MKNTATLIDNRNGKSYEFDILKGTKGPDVIDISSFFSKTGMFTFDRGYTSTAMCRSSITYIDGLKGELMYRGYDIAYLAKNKTFLDVAYLLLNKKLPTKDECDNFRYELKKRSYIHEGMMKIFDAFPSKAHPMAILQASVSALSAFYADHLNMDKPEEYREMAMRIIAKIPTIAAFSYRFSKGYPIIYPNLDRGFTENFLYMMRAYPYEHVDLKPIEIKALDTVFMLHADHEQNASTTTVRTVGSTHAHPYACISAGIGALWGWAHGGANEGVIRQLEEIGSVENVDKYIARAKDKNDPFRLMGFGHRVYKNFDPRAKVLKTMRDELIDEIGINSELIKVANKIEEIVLSDEYFVSRNLYPNVDFHSGLILKALGIPNDMFAVIFVIGRTPGWISQWMELKEQDTIKIVRPRQLYIGDTDKAPI
- a CDS encoding cation:proton antiporter; the protein is MHDGLSILIVLAFIIFSSPYFSRLLNISVAPIEILLGSLAGYFGFIEHNEIFEMVSHVAFLFLMFLAGMEIDLRVVLSADKNTIKKGLLYIVLLYVLSSIVTFALNLNKIFIIIIPIMSVGMIFTLFKEYGKDVKWLNISMLIGSIGEVVSIVILTFTASFLEFGSSSEFWFSIIYLIGFLLISSIGYKLLVVVFWWYPNLKVIFMPHYDKNEKDIRLSIALFFAMIALMIYLKLEIAFGVFIAGMFIATFFDHKKDLPHKLGSFGFGFLVPIFFVYIGTTLKLSNLLIGSVVTYAFFVVFLMLICRIVASLVFVRILSFKDMILYSLSQSMPLTLLVAFATIAHSAGNISDENYSSFILASLLQAIIMLVCIKIIANTKQKTEKKVLV
- a CDS encoding tRNA 2-thiocytidine biosynthesis TtcA family protein yields the protein MIDISKKLLSKVGKTNAKYKMIQKNDRILLGLSGGKDSLALAHVLKHIQNVSPDKFEFKAVTLSYGMGENYDYLTKHCNEHGIEHEVIDSSIFEISKEKIRQNSSFCSFFSRMRRGYLYTYALNNNFNKLAIAHHLDDAAESFFMNFTYNGALRTLAPKYKAKNGIEVIRPFIFVRERALRENAIRNNLTVVGDEACPAMRFDVKMPHARAETKALLASLEKENPKLFLSLKAAFENIHTDTFFN
- a CDS encoding 5'-methylthioadenosine/adenosylhomocysteine nucleosidase, whose protein sequence is MIAILGAMEEEITPILESLETYETISYAANKFYISNYKGRDIVVAYSKIGKVNSTITASIMIEKFKAQKLIFTGVAGALRDDLKIGDLFYATSLAQHDLDITAFGHPNGYVPGIEIFTKTDDGLNEIAKKVASNKSIDLKSGIIATGDQFICKQSIKDWIKDTFKADVVEMEGASVAQVCKQLSIPFFMLRAISDEAGGGAEFDFDEFLKSSAKLSAEFVLSMVEEL
- the fabD gene encoding ACP S-malonyltransferase is translated as MSLKYAFIFAGQGSQNVGMGKDFYLNFPQSKDLLHKASQSLDIDFEKLLFTENEELNISEFTQPAIVLNSLMTYEALKTKIEPRQEFSLGHSLGEFSALCVNGAFDFVDGIKIVNLRGKFMQEACDGKGAGMMVILGLDDQKVEDICKDALSKGKQVYAANYNCDGQIVVAGIKDDLDSLQSTFKEAGAKKTMLLNMSVASHCPILESASDKLYDKLKLYIKDSFLSVISNANANSYTEKTNALGLLKQQLVSPVLYKQSIKNFENNVDCFIEIGSSILKGMNKKITNKPTLSITDVKSMDEVINFLEGK
- a CDS encoding FKBP-type peptidyl-prolyl cis-trans isomerase; translation: MNKDQVITMFYELKDANTGEVLETNMENGGISFMTGRGHIIQNLEDEILKLKEGDKTSITIKAANACGEYDSSAVQTLPKEQFAGIELREGMELFGQGEDGSNVRVIVKAIGEDEVMVDFNHPYAGKDLLFNVEILEVRDASEDELASGMVAGAHSCGCGSHGEKEGGCCGGHGHHHDHKEGGCCGGHH
- a CDS encoding tetratricopeptide repeat protein translates to MIKNIFSLAVISSIAAVSFAGEVSVFNAGNLDTANPYGLTESEKEVLKNKHNVATLESNLNTNQEQIQGLQSIVESLSARIYKLEQRLNDIDSRMLGDLNSSNTSFASLKEYVEETRKIQEKNYTKITKTLKQLGALIDKKESDTKQQKKVTPKPKKDNFSGKNNNDIFKNAVKLFNENKLDDSKEHFEHLLSKNTKLATSNFYLGEIEYKNKLYANAITYYQKSIEIDDKASYLPKLLYHTAISFDKVGDTNSANRFYKALKIGYPETKEAQASPDRK
- a CDS encoding OmpA family protein, whose amino-acid sequence is MKNVLLTGLAVAGLLFVGCSQKTPEVDMSADVIEPSTAEEVVYEMSEADKLNALISSIQSKVQNIYFDFDKFNISANQQGKVSSNAALFSYEQASNLSIKVEGNCDEWGTDEYNYALGLKRAKSTKDALVKNGVSPDRISVVSYGESNPVCTSKSKSCDAQNRRVEFKVLP